Proteins encoded by one window of Manihot esculenta cultivar AM560-2 chromosome 10, M.esculenta_v8, whole genome shotgun sequence:
- the LOC110624620 gene encoding TIMELESS-interacting protein isoform X2, translating to MEPAKAAPTGCYKCGRPGHWSRDCPDSNPNPNPLSNSTNLSSPNSSRSFPSKPNVSNSKPVAEKPKKAPRSRPKLTPEVLLGNDGLGYVLRHFPRNFKYRGRGHEVSDLGNLIRLYSEWHSRLLPYYSFDEFVHKVEQVASTRRVKMCLGDLRERVASGGDPTKLHESATELVGPSLEQGRSAPDEAVGLYEEGDQHLRNHDADGTQEDILHEVYDRAIEEPGAHSGMEPPSQNNNAGLDNEAMITEEQRARMEANRLKALEKAAARARSLQST from the exons ATGGAGCCTGCAAAAGCAGCGCCCACTGGTTGCTACAAGTGCGGACGCCCAGGCCACTGGTCGCGCGATTGTCCTGATTcaaaccctaaccctaatccACTCTCCAACTCTACTAATCTCAGCTCTCCGAATTCTTCCAGATCTTTCCCTAGTAAGCCTAATGTTAGCAATTCAAAACCTGTAGCAGAGAAGCCAAAGAAGGCGCCAAGAAGCAGGCCCAAACTCACCCCTGAGGTTCTTCTCGGCAATGATGGCCTCGGCTATGTTCTTCGCCATTTCCCTCGCAACTTTAAATATCGTGGTCGCGGCCATgag GTTAGCGATTTGGGGAATCTGATTCGCTTATATAGTGAATGGCACTCCCGCTTGCTCCCTTATTACTCGTTTGATGAATTTGTACATAAGGTGGAACAAGTTGCTTCCACAAGGCGTGTAAAG ATGTGCCTCGGAGATTTAAGAGAAAGAGTTGCAAGTGGTGGGGATCCAACAAAGTTGCATGAATCAGCAACTGAACTTGTTGGTCCAAGCCTTGAACAAG GCCGCTCAGCTCCCGATGAAGCTGTGGGATTATATGAAGAGGGAGATCAACATTTGAGGAACCATGATGCGGATGGAACACAAGAAGATATTCTTCATGAGGTTTATGATAGAGCTATTGAA GAACCGGGTGCCCATAGTGGGATGGAGCCACCCTCTCAAAATAATAATGCTGGCTTGGACAATGAAGCTATGATTACGGAAGAGCAAAGAGCTCGCATGGAAGCAAACAGGTTGAAGGCACTAGAAAAAGCGGCAGCTCGGGCCCGTTCGTTGCAGTCCACCTGA
- the LOC110624620 gene encoding chromosome segregation in meiosis protein 3 isoform X1, producing MEPAKAAPTGCYKCGRPGHWSRDCPDSNPNPNPLSNSTNLSSPNSSRSFPSKPNVSNSKPVAEKPKKAPRSRPKLTPEVLLGNDGLGYVLRHFPRNFKYRGRGHEVSDLGNLIRLYSEWHSRLLPYYSFDEFVHKVEQVASTRRVKMCLGDLRERVASGGDPTKLHESATELVGPSLEQGRSAPDEAVGLYEEGDQHLRNHDADGTQEDILHEVYDRAIEVCASIQHGIIREHLVSCQIIQVVKESLHYPSIIQMHFPFSQYLHTFSLPYQFFCCMAVLKKYIKSCRHEFHSHHFYYTAGLAS from the exons ATGGAGCCTGCAAAAGCAGCGCCCACTGGTTGCTACAAGTGCGGACGCCCAGGCCACTGGTCGCGCGATTGTCCTGATTcaaaccctaaccctaatccACTCTCCAACTCTACTAATCTCAGCTCTCCGAATTCTTCCAGATCTTTCCCTAGTAAGCCTAATGTTAGCAATTCAAAACCTGTAGCAGAGAAGCCAAAGAAGGCGCCAAGAAGCAGGCCCAAACTCACCCCTGAGGTTCTTCTCGGCAATGATGGCCTCGGCTATGTTCTTCGCCATTTCCCTCGCAACTTTAAATATCGTGGTCGCGGCCATgag GTTAGCGATTTGGGGAATCTGATTCGCTTATATAGTGAATGGCACTCCCGCTTGCTCCCTTATTACTCGTTTGATGAATTTGTACATAAGGTGGAACAAGTTGCTTCCACAAGGCGTGTAAAG ATGTGCCTCGGAGATTTAAGAGAAAGAGTTGCAAGTGGTGGGGATCCAACAAAGTTGCATGAATCAGCAACTGAACTTGTTGGTCCAAGCCTTGAACAAG GCCGCTCAGCTCCCGATGAAGCTGTGGGATTATATGAAGAGGGAGATCAACATTTGAGGAACCATGATGCGGATGGAACACAAGAAGATATTCTTCATGAGGTTTATGATAGAGCTATTGAA gtGTGTGCTTCAATTCAGCATGGAATAATACGCGAGCACTTAGTTTCTTGTCAAATAATTCAAGTGGTGAAAGAATCGCTTCATTATCCATCAATTATTCAGATGCATTTTCCTTTTTCCCAATATTTACACACTTTTTCGCTTCCTTATCAGTTCTTTTGTTGTATGGCtgtgttaaaaaaatatatcaaatctTGTAGGCATGAATTTCATTCTCATCACTTCTATTATACAGCTGGATTAGCATCTTAA